Proteins co-encoded in one Malus sylvestris chromosome 9, drMalSylv7.2, whole genome shotgun sequence genomic window:
- the LOC126581966 gene encoding ABC transporter G family member 35-like produces MEEEEEALTWAAIERLPTYNRLRTSIIKSFVETDAQGNNNNKVVRKEVDVLKLDLIDRQKFIDGTFKIAEEDNERFLKKFRSRIDKVGIKLPTVEVRFEHLTVEADSHIGSRALPTLPNVTRNIAESALGLIGIRLAKKTNQTIFKDASGIVKPSRMTLLLGPPSSGKTTLLLALAGKLEPSLKVKGDITYNGYKLHDFVPQKTSAYISQNDVHIGEMTVKETLDFSARCQGVGTRYELLCELARREKDAGIFPEADVDLFMKATSMGGVESSLITDYTLRILGLDICKDTIVGDEMQRGISGGQKKRVTTGEMIVGPTKTLFMDEISMGLDSSTTYQIVKCLQQIVHITEATILMSLLQPGPETFDLFDDIILLSKGHIVYQGPRELILEFFDSCGFRCPERKGTAEFLQEVTSRKDQEQYWADRGKPYQYISVTEFANQFKRFHVGMSIHNELSIPYNKSRGHRAALVFTRYSIPKLELLKACFAKEWLLIKRNSFVYIFKMVQISIVAVVATTVFLRTQMHTQNENDGALFISAIIFSLVTNLFNGFSELSLTIARLPVFYKHRDLLFHPAWTFTLPCVLLRIPISLLESTIWVGITYYTIGFAPEASRFFNQLLLFFLIQQMAAGMFRLIAGVCRTMIISNTGGSISLMIVFILGGFLIPRGEIPKWWMWSYWISPMAYGFNALTVNEMFAPRWMNKLASDNATRLGVAVLENFGIFPDRNWVWIGSAALVGFAVFFNILFTLVLMYLNPLGKPQAMISEDRNANSSLEAGNVVTLKRGMVLPYTPLAMSFDSVNYYVDMPPKMKEEEVKEDRLQLLCEVTGAFRPGVLTALMGVSGAGKTTLMDVLAGRKTGGYIEGDIRISGYPKKQETFARISGYCEQNDIHSPQVTVKDSLIYSAFLRLPKEVTKEEKMTFVDEVMELVELGGLKDALVGLPGVTGLSTEQRKRLTIAVELVANPSIIFMDEPTSGLDARAAAIVMRVVRNTVDTGRTVVCTIHQPSIDIFEAFDELLLMKRGGQLIYSGPLGRNSHKVVEYFEAVPGVPKIKEKYNPATWMLEVSLAATELRLEINFAQHYKSSSLYQRNKALVTELGIPPPGANDLYFPSQYSQSMWEQFKCCLWKHWWTYWRSPDYILVRFFFTFASALLVGSIFWKVGAKRESSADLTMIIGAMYNAVLSIGINNCSTVQPVVATERVVFYRERAAGMYSAIPYALAQVVVEIPYVFVQTVYYVLIVYAMVSFQWTAEKFFWFFFVNFISFLYFTYYGMMTVAISPNHQVAAILASTFYSFFNLFSGFFIPRPKIPKWWIWYYWICPVAWTVYGLIVSQYGDVEDTIKAPGLTPDPTVKWYVENYFGYNPNFMGRVAGVLVGFALFFAFMFACCIKILNFQIR; encoded by the exons atggaagaagaagaagaagctctgACATGGGCTGCCATTGAGAGACTGCCCACATATAATCGGCTAAGAACAAGCATCATCAAATCCTTTGTGGAAACCGATGCTCAAGgaaataacaacaacaaagtggTGCGTAAGGAAGTAGATGTTCTGAAGCTCGACCTAATCGACCGTCAGAAATTCATCGACGGCACTTTTAAGATTGCCGAGGAAGACAATGAGAGGTTCTTGAAGAAGTTTAGAAGTAGAATTGATAA GGTGGGTATCAAACTACCTACAGTGGAAGTTAGGTTTGAGCACTTGACAGTTGAAGCCGATAGCCATATTGGCAGCAGAGCTCTTCCCACTCTCCCAAATGTTACTCGGAACATTGCAGAATCAGCTCTTGGCTTAATTGGGATTAGATTAGctaaaaaaacaaatcaaacaattttcaAAGATGCCTCTGGCATTGTTAAACCGTCGAG gatGACCCTTTTATTAGGTCCTCCATCCTCTGGAAAAACAACACTTTTGCTGGCACTAGCTGGGAAATTGGAGCCAAGCTTGAAG GTCAAAGGAGATATCACTTACAATGGGTACAAGCTACATGATTTTGTGCCACAGAAGACATCTGCGTATATTAGCCAAAATGATGTTCATATAGGAGAAATGACAGTCAAAGAAACTCTAGATTTTTCCGCTAGGTGCCAAGGGGTTGGCACTAGATATG AACTTCTTTGTGAGCTTGCTAGAAGAGAAAAGGACGCTGGTATATTTCCTGAGGCAGATGTTGACCTTTTCATGAAG GCTACATCAATGGGAGGAGTTGAGAGTAGTCTCATTACTGACTATACTCTCAGA ATTTTGGGGCTCGATATATGCAAGGATACAATTGTTGGAGATGAGATGCAGAGAGGGATATCTGGTGGGCAGAAAAAACGAGTAACCACAG GTGAGATGATTGTTGGGCCTACAAAAACATTGTTCATGGATGAGATATCAATGGGTCTAGATAGCTCTACGACATATCAAATAGTGAAGTGCTTGCAGCAAATCGTACACATTACCGAGGCCACAATTTTGATGTCCCTACTCCAACCTGGTCCTGAGACATTTGATCTCTTTGATGATATCATCCTTTTGTCAAAGGGCCATATTGTCTACCAGGGGCCACGCGAGCTTATATTGGAGTTCTTTGATAGTTGTGGATTTCGATGCCCTGAACGAAAGGGAACTGCTGAGTTCTTACAAGAG GTAACCTCAAGGAAAGACCAAGAGCAATATTGGGCCGACAGAGGCAAGCCATACCAATACATATCAGTCACTGAATTCGCAAACCAGTTCAAGCGCTTCCATGTGGGAATGAGTATCCATAATGAGCTCTCAATCCCTTACAATAAGTCCCGAGGGCATAGAGCAGCCCTTGTTTTCACAAGATATTCAATACCCAAATTGGAACTTCTCAAGGCCTGTTTTGCCAAGGAATGGCTGCTGATAAAAAGAAactcttttgtttacattttcaAGATGGTTCAAATTAGTATAGTGGCAGTTGTAGCAACTACCGTATTCTTAAGGACCCAAATGCACACCCAAAATGAAAATGATGGTGCATTGTTTATCAGTGCAATTATATTTTCCCTGGTCACTAACTTGTTTAATGGTTTCTCTGAGCTCTCACTCACCATTGCAAGACTCCCTGTATTTTACAAGCACAGAGACCTTCTTTTCCACCCTGCTTGGACTTTCACTCTCCCATGTGTCCTACTCCGGATTCCTATATCCCTTTTAGAATCCACTATTTGGGTTGGCATTACATATTACACAATTGGGTTTGCACCTGAAGCTAGCAG atttttcAACCAACTATTGCTGTTTTTTCTGATCCAACAAATGGCTGCTGGGATGTTTAGGCTTATCGCTGGAGTCTGCAGGACCATGATCATTTCCAACACAGGCGGGAGTATCAGTCTGATGATTGTTTTTATACTTGGAGGTTTCTTAATTCCTCGAG GTGAAATTCCAAAGTGGTGGATGTGGAGCTACTGGATTTCACCTATGGCATATGGCTTCAATGCTCTTACTGTAAACGAAATGTTTGCACCGAGGTGGATGAACAAACTG GCTTCAGATAATGCCACCAGATTGGGTGTGGCAGTGCTTGAGAACTTTGGTATTTTCCCTGATAGAAACTGGGTTTGGATTGGATCTGCAGCTCTTGTCGGATTTGCAGTTTTCTTCAACATCCTTTTCACACTCGTACTTATGTACCTGAATC CTCTTGGAAAGCCACAGGCTATGATATCTGAAGA TAGAAATGCTAATTCGTCTCTTGAAGCAGGAAATGTTGTTACCCTAAAGAGAGGAATGGTTCTTCCCTATACTCCTCTTGCAATGTCCTTCGACAGTGTTAATTACTATGTGGACATGCCCCCC aaaatgaaggaagaagaagtaaAAGAGGACAGGCTTCAGCTACTTTGTGAAGTAACTGGTGCCTTTAGGCCTGGGGTCTTGACAGCTCTAATGGGAGTCAGCGGGGCGGGGAAGACAACTTTGATGGATGTCTTAGCAGGAAGAAAAACAGGTGGCTACATTGAAGGTGATATTAGAATTTCCGGGTaccctaagaaacaagaaaccttTGCCAGAATTTCTGGTTATTGTGAACAAAATGATATCCACTCACCCCAAGTCACTGTCAAGGATTCATTGATTTATTCAGCTTTCCTTCGGCTCCCTAAAGAAGTCACCAAAGAGGAAAAGATG ACCTTTGTAGATGAAGTGATGGAACTGGTTGAGCTAGGTGGTCTCAAAGATGCTTTAGTGGGGCTTCCAGGAGTTACAGGGTTATCAACAGAACAGAGAAAGAGGTTGACAATTGCAGTAGAGCTCGTTGCTAATCCCTCGATCATTTTCATGGATGAGCCAACATCAGGTCTTGATGCAAGGGCAGCTGCCATTGTTATGAGGGTGGTTAGAAATACGGTGGACACTGGTAGAACAGTTGTCTGCACAATTCATCAGCCTAGCATAGATATCTTTGAGGCCTTTGATGAGCTGCTACTCATGAAGAGAGGAGGACAGTTGATATACTCCGGACCATTGGGCCGCAATTCTCACAAGGTCGTGGAATATTTTGAG GCAGTTCCTGGTGTtccaaaaattaaagaaaagtatAATCCAGCAACATGGATGCTTGAGGTGAGTTTGGCCGCAACTGAGCTCCGGCTTGAAATCAACTTTGCTCAACACTACAAGTCATCTTCCTTGTACCA GAGAAACAAAGCTTTAGTGACAGAGTTAGGCATACCACCACCAGGAGCAAATGATCTTTATTTTCCATCTCAGTATTCTCAATCAATGTGGGAGCAGTTCAAATGTTGCCTTTGGAAGCACTGGTGGACTTACTGGAGAAGTCCTGATTATATCCTTGTTAGGTTCTTTTTTACCTTTGCCTCTGCCCTCCTGGTTGGATCTATTTTCTGGAAGGTTGGCGCCAAAAG AGAAAGCTCAGCTGACCTGACCATGATTATTGGAGCCATGTATAATGCTGTACTTTCCATTGGAATTAATAACTGCTCAACAGTGCAGCCGGTGGTCGCCACTGAAAGAGTAGTATTTTATCGAGAACGAGCTGCTGGGATGTACTCTGCCATACCTTATGCACTAGCACAG GTTGTTGTTGAAATACCGTATGTGTTTGTTCAAACTGTATATTATGTGCTGATTGTGTATGCTATGGTGAGCTTTCAATGGACGGCGGAAAAATTCTTCTGGTTCTTCTTTGTCAACTTCATCTCATTCCTTTATTTCACATATTACGGAATGATGACTGTCGCCATCTCACCAAACCACCAAGTAGCAGCCATATTGGCATCAACGTTTTATTCATTCTTCAACCTCTTCTCGGGTTTCTTCATACCAAGACCG AAAATACCCAAGTGGTGGATTTGGTATTACTGGATATGCCCGGTAGCGTGGACGGTGTATGGATTGATTGTGTCACAATATGGTGATGTTGAGGACACCATTAAAGCACCTGGGTTAACACCTGACCCAACTGTGAAATGGTATGTAGAAAACTATTTTGGATATAATCCAAATTTCATGGGACGAGTTGCTGGAGTTCTTGTTGGCTTCGCGCTCTTCTTTGCCTTCATGTTTGCCTGTTGTATAAAGATACTCAATTTCCAAATTAGATAG